One stretch of Pseudomonas azotoformans DNA includes these proteins:
- a CDS encoding phage holin family protein, whose amino-acid sequence MTNEQQALAEMPIWLVIVLALIGGVSGEMWRADKEGARGWSLVRRLALRSGACMVCGVSALMLCYAAGMSIWTAGAIGCLTAMAGADVAIGLYERWAAKRIGVNQAPTSRPDQQ is encoded by the coding sequence ATGACAAACGAGCAGCAAGCGTTAGCGGAAATGCCTATCTGGCTGGTGATCGTACTGGCCCTGATCGGCGGGGTCTCCGGAGAAATGTGGCGCGCCGACAAGGAGGGCGCCCGCGGTTGGTCGCTGGTACGGCGCCTGGCGTTGCGGTCCGGGGCGTGCATGGTCTGCGGGGTCTCGGCCTTGATGCTGTGCTACGCCGCCGGCATGTCGATCTGGACCGCCGGCGCCATCGGCTGCCTCACCGCCATGGCCGGTGCGGACGTGGCCATCGGCCTTTATGAACGCTGGGCGGCCAAGCGCATCGGGGTCAATCAGGCCCCGACCTCTCGCCCGGATCAGCAGTAA